TCATTATAAGACGCTGGATATGAGGAGGATTAAAAAGCTTAAGGGGTGATGGGCTTGAAGATTGTTAACGCCTTGATTGTTGCTGCGATCGCATTCGCAACATACATCATATTCTCAGGTAGCATATCACTTTACGATATAATTACCGGAGTAATTGTTTCACTAATAACAGGGTTTATTTTTTCCACTGTAACGCTTAACAACCCTCGTAAAGCCTTAAACCCTAAGCGTTGGGCGTTGTTCATAGTTTATGCGGTGAGATATTTACTAATTGATGAGACAAAAGCCCATGTGGATGTTATTAAACGCATACTCCACCCTAAGACCCCCGTTAACCCCGCCATAGTGAAAGTACCGTTCCATGTTTCCACGGATTATGCCGTCACAGCTGTAGCAAATTCCATAACCAACACTCCAGGCACAGTCGTCGTTGATGTTGATGAAAAAGAAAAAGTCTTCTACGTGCATTGGATAGATGCTAAAACAATAGAGCCCGAGAAGGCTCGTGAAGCTATTTCATCAGGGTTTGAGAAATATGCGAGTAAAATATTTGACTAGAGGTGATGGAAATGATTGAATCTCTCGCATATGTTTTAACAGGCTCCCTGGTACCTGTATTGGCTTTAATTGCTTTTTCAACCCCCTTGATCGACAAGCTCGTTCAAAACAGGAAAATAATAGGTTACATGAGCGTCTTAGCAGGAGTATGGGCAACAATTGGAAATAGCGTGATTTACTATTGGATAGTGAGGAATGGGAAACCCATAGTTTACGGGTTCGGCGGCTGGCCACCTCACTTCGGTATAAGTTATGCTGTCGACGGTTTGAACGGTATTGTAGGGTTGATGACCTCCTGGGTATTCCTAGCCATTGCACTATACTCATTATGGTATGAGAAACATTTTGACGAGCCCGTATGGTATCATGTAATGTTAATTGGTCTCCTCGCTGGAATGTTGGGATGCCTTTACACTGGCGACGCTTTCAACTTGTTCGTGATGCTAGAAGTACTCAGTATCTCTGCATACGGATTAGTCGCATTCCATAAAGAAAGAGCGGAGGCTGTTGAAGCATCCGCCAAGTACGCTTTAATCGGTGCTGTTGCAACAACCATATATTTCACAGCTCTTGTCGTGATCTACGCAACATTCGGCACTCTAAACATGGGAGTGTTAGCTTGCTTGTCTAGAACACCCTCCTGTCTCTCAATTGTTCCAGTAGTGGGAAGCATTGAGACTTACAGGCTTGCCAGCCTATTTGCTGTAGCGTTATCCCTATGGGTGTTTACCTATAAGGCAGCATTATTCCCCAACCACTTCTGGCTACCTGACGCACACCCCGAGGCTCCAACCCCTGTTTCAGCGGCTCTTTCAGGGCTTGTAGTTAACATAGGCGTGTACGCTACCATGCGGTTCTTATACACGATCTTTGGAGAAGGAAGCCTGCTGGGAGAGTATAGGACTATCGTCTTGATAGCATTATTTATTCTAGGCGTGATAGGAGCCCTACTAGGAGCCTTGATGATGATGATCCAGAAGGATGTTAAAAGATTATTAGCTTACAGTACAGTGAGCCACATGGGGCTAATATTCATGGTTTTATCAGCACCCGCCTTCTCTAGCTCACCAAGAGTTACGGAGCTAGCAATAGCGGCCGCAATCCTCCACATCATTTCACACGGGGTCTCCAAAGCCCTACTCTTCATGACCAGCGGGATCTTCATAGACTCGGCTGGAACTAGAAATATGGATGAAATGAGGGGCGTTGGCAGAAAACATCCGCTAGCATCGACCGCTTTCATCATAGGATTCCTTAACTTGGTAGGCCTAGTACCCTTCATAGGCTTCTTCTCAAAATTGTTAATGTACCAGGCCTACATGGAAGCCGGCTTCCCAATAGGAGGCGTCATCTTAATAATCGCCTCTGCCGTCTCACTACCAGGATACTTGAAAGCGTTGTACTCAGTAGTTTTCGCAATCGGAGGTGAAAAACAATCCGAGAGAAAAGAGGTCGGCGTTGAAGTATTGATGCTTGCGATTTCAATAACGTTGCTGGTAATGGGAGGATTCATCATTCCCTTACTCGGGCTTGTATCGAACACCGAGTTAACATCCACTTCGATGACTGGGTCCTTAAAATATGTTTACGAAACATTCTACACCATTATGAGGCTGGGAGGTGTAGCACCATGACTCATTCCTACAGTCTTTATGATCCCTTAGAAACAACCATACTGGTTTTCGCATCAATGTTCACAAGCTTTCTAACATTGTTCTTGATATACGAATTACTCAAGTCTAAAAGGGTTAGGGAGACAAAAATCTACCTATCTGGTGAGCCAGAGGAAATAGTTAAAGAAGCCTCTCCAAGCGTGGGGAACCTTTACTGGGGTTTCATCAAGAGATTTGCACGATCAATATTCGAGACTTTAATCAATAAGGTCCAGACAGGTAGCTTACATGAATGGTTTAACTTCATATCCTCTTGGCTTGGCATCTTAGTCATTCTAGCAGTGTTAATGAGCGTGTTATATTTACTGGCGGGGTGAAACCAATGGACGTGCTCCAATTATTGTTCGCAACCTTAATATTCCCGGGTTTCGTTTTTCTCGTTGCCTTATCATTCCTCACACAATACCTTATTAGAAAACTAAGTGCTAGAATGCAAAGGAGAATGGGGCCAAAGTACGTTGGACCCGTTGGAATTCTACAACCGGTTTACGATTTTCTTAAACTGCTTCAAGCAAAGGAGTTGTTGAAGACCAGATACAGCATGGTTAGGGCGGCGGAAATATCCCTTCTCCTAGGCTTGTCCTCACTAATAGCTTCCACGCTCCTCCTGCCACTGAATATCTATAACATTGGAAGCCCCTATGACTTCCTAATATTCTTCTACATGGCAAGTATATGGCCCATATTGATGATCATATTTGCGTCTCTATCGATGCCGGGGCCATACACGAGTGTCGGCGTCTCAAGACTTCTATCGATACTTACAGTCTCAGAGCCCGCCTTCTTCACAGGGCTCTTAGTTCCGGTGGCCCTTGCGTCTTTCAATACTAAAGCCCCCCTCATGATCTCGATAGCGTCTGCAAGGGTTCATGAATTATGGGTTAACCCGTTGACACTACCAATAATGATACTGGTGACCATATCGCTAATTGTTGCTGTTCAATCAAAACTAATGCTACCCCCATTCAACATTCCAGAGGCCGAGCAGGAGATAATAGCTGGGTACGAAACGGAGTTCTCGGGGCCACTCCTGGCGCTTGCTATACTGTTTCATGACATGGATACGGTCGTATCAGCATTAGCGATAGTTTACCTAGTGCTCGGCGGACCCGCACCATTTTCACACTCAAGCATTGAAGGCGCGTTGCTTTTAATTCTAAAATATCTCTTAGTGATTGTTGTAGCAACTTATGTTAAGAACGTGTTCGGGAGGTATAGGATAGATCAAGCACTAGTGGCTCTTCTGAAATACGGATTAATGCCTGCTATTGTAGCAGGCATTTTAGGCACAATCTATCTCTATTTTTAATTAGCCCATGCTTTCTAGCATCGCGGCCCAGAACTTTTTATCTACTATTTCTCCAATAACTATTGCCTTCACCAGCCCATTCTTATCTAAAACAAGGGTTTGCGGTACCGCATATGAGTATTGCTCGGGGAGCCCAACCTCATACTCCACTGAAGCGATCTCCACGAACCATGTCAAGTTTTCACCGGAAACCCATACTGGAAAATATTCTTCTCGAAATTCTGTAGTAAAGAATTCATTCATTTTTTGACAGTGAGGACAGGTTTTGGAGCCGAACATTATGAGTTTAACATTAGCTAACCCGTAGGTGCTGTTTACGTTTCCAACTACCTGTTGTATTCGTTGTATCATTGTTTCATTGTTGATCGACTTAACGCAGTCGCCTCCTATGTAGATTCCGAGAGAGCCTTCTCTGTGCTCGCATCACTTATAATCGTTATTGTTCTCAGCCATTCTGGTCAGAGCTATGTAAGCTCCTACCGCTATTAGGGCAAAAACCACTGTGACTAGAATTGGGATGCGATAACCCTTATTTCTCCGTGGCTTAGTTTTATCGATCTTCTTCTTTGACACAGACTACACCATCAGCTATGCATAAATTAATTATTTATAATCACGCGTTTTAATATTTAGGTAGTTGGGGAAAATGTTTGAGCAAGATATGCCGTCTCTAATTGTATGGGTGGTTACTTCAGCCTTAATAGATTCTATCGATCCCTGTTTCTACGCACTGTACCTGAGCATAATAGCTTCAACCACGCTTTCAAATATCAGGAACGTCGTTAAAACTGCTGGG
This is a stretch of genomic DNA from Thermosphaera aggregans DSM 11486. It encodes these proteins:
- a CDS encoding Na+/H+ antiporter subunit E, with translation MGLKIVNALIVAAIAFATYIIFSGSISLYDIITGVIVSLITGFIFSTVTLNNPRKALNPKRWALFIVYAVRYLLIDETKAHVDVIKRILHPKTPVNPAIVKVPFHVSTDYAVTAVANSITNTPGTVVVDVDEKEKVFYVHWIDAKTIEPEKAREAISSGFEKYASKIFD
- a CDS encoding proton-conducting transporter membrane subunit, yielding MIESLAYVLTGSLVPVLALIAFSTPLIDKLVQNRKIIGYMSVLAGVWATIGNSVIYYWIVRNGKPIVYGFGGWPPHFGISYAVDGLNGIVGLMTSWVFLAIALYSLWYEKHFDEPVWYHVMLIGLLAGMLGCLYTGDAFNLFVMLEVLSISAYGLVAFHKERAEAVEASAKYALIGAVATTIYFTALVVIYATFGTLNMGVLACLSRTPSCLSIVPVVGSIETYRLASLFAVALSLWVFTYKAALFPNHFWLPDAHPEAPTPVSAALSGLVVNIGVYATMRFLYTIFGEGSLLGEYRTIVLIALFILGVIGALLGALMMMIQKDVKRLLAYSTVSHMGLIFMVLSAPAFSSSPRVTELAIAAAILHIISHGVSKALLFMTSGIFIDSAGTRNMDEMRGVGRKHPLASTAFIIGFLNLVGLVPFIGFFSKLLMYQAYMEAGFPIGGVILIIASAVSLPGYLKALYSVVFAIGGEKQSERKEVGVEVLMLAISITLLVMGGFIIPLLGLVSNTELTSTSMTGSLKYVYETFYTIMRLGGVAP
- a CDS encoding complex I subunit 1/NuoH family protein is translated as MDVLQLLFATLIFPGFVFLVALSFLTQYLIRKLSARMQRRMGPKYVGPVGILQPVYDFLKLLQAKELLKTRYSMVRAAEISLLLGLSSLIASTLLLPLNIYNIGSPYDFLIFFYMASIWPILMIIFASLSMPGPYTSVGVSRLLSILTVSEPAFFTGLLVPVALASFNTKAPLMISIASARVHELWVNPLTLPIMILVTISLIVAVQSKLMLPPFNIPEAEQEIIAGYETEFSGPLLALAILFHDMDTVVSALAIVYLVLGGPAPFSHSSIEGALLLILKYLLVIVVATYVKNVFGRYRIDQALVALLKYGLMPAIVAGILGTIYLYF
- a CDS encoding TlpA family protein disulfide reductase, with translation MIQRIQQVVGNVNSTYGLANVKLIMFGSKTCPHCQKMNEFFTTEFREEYFPVWVSGENLTWFVEIASVEYEVGLPEQYSYAVPQTLVLDKNGLVKAIVIGEIVDKKFWAAMLESMG